One part of the Lotus japonicus ecotype B-129 chromosome 2, LjGifu_v1.2 genome encodes these proteins:
- the LOC130739712 gene encoding squamosa promoter-binding-like protein 6, giving the protein MESWSNVPEEKGYLFPDEVDFSLDAFMRSTKTLVEWDNKPSCNFERDGFKSDREVVQSMEYVDLGFPLETSSCELDSNSSRRGNSSTHVIALDSSLGDEESESQHFSSLVESKTHYSSLIDLKLGRLADCKGASNEDVGERFTLTSRHPTTALAKRARTSSLPAQAPVCQVFGCNKDLSSSKDYHKRHKVCDVHSKTPKVIVNGVEQRFCQQCSRFHLLAEFDDGKRSCRRRLAGHNERRRKPQFDYMTGNKHTILQSYQGTKFLGSSLQNIPQFSFQDIFQSSILFSGKQDQIYHSEHVKLEEEFCSPLLAAPVTLDQELSSCALSLLSTPSSQNPSRHLTGNPLIFQGAFKDDQVSASPLRINSEEVIKNGSTTPSSDAGRTLQVQRDDICQPLESFNNKDCLSSEHGTSVDLFQLSSNLQRVEQQRNSVLVKWEMENYCFPTV; this is encoded by the exons ATGGAATCTTGGAGTAATGTCCCTGAAGAGAAAGGCTATTTGTTCCCTGATGAAGTGGATTTTTCCCTTGATGCTTTTATGAGAAGTACAAAAACATTGGTTGAATGGGACAACAAACCCTCTTGCAACTTTGAGAGAGATGGATTCAAATCAGACAGAGAGGTAGTTCAAAGCATGGAGTATGTGGACTTGGGATTTCCTCTGGAGACATCAAGCTGTGAACTAGACAGTAATTCTAGTAGAAGAGGGAATTCCTCCACCCATGTTATTGCTTTGGATTCATCCTTGGGGGATGAAGAATCTGAGTCACAGCATTTTAGTTCTCTAGTTGAATCCAAAACTCATTATTCCTCACTGATTGATCTGAAGCTAGGGAGATTAGCAGATTGTAAAGGTGCAAGCAATGAAGATGTAGGAGAAAGGTTCACTTTAACATCTAGACACCCAACCACCGCGCTTGCAAAGAGAGCTCGGACTTCCAGCTTACCTGCTCAGGCTCCTGTGTGTCAAGTTTTTGGTTGTAACAAGGATCTTAGCTCCTCAAAAGATTACCACAAAAGGCATAAAGTTTGTGATGTTCACTCCAAGACACCTAAAGTTATTGTCAATGGCGTTGAACAGAGGTTTTGTCAACAGTGCAGCAG GTTTCATTTGCTGGCCGAGTTTGATGATGGTAAGCGCAGTTGTCGCAGACGTCTAGCTGGACACAATGAACGTCGAAGGAAACCCCAGTTTGATTACATGACTGGTAACAAACACACAATTCTTCAGTCATATCAAG GCACCAAGTTTCTGGGGTCTTCATTACAGAACATACCCCAGTTTTCCTTTCAAGACATATTTCAAAGTAGCATCCTTTTCTCAGGGAAGCAGGATCAAATCTATCATAGTGAACATGTCAAATTGGAAGAGGAATTTTGCAGCCCTCTACTAGCAGCACCCGTCACACTTGATCAGGAGTTATCTAGCTGTGCTCTCTCTCTTCTGTCAACTCCATCGTCGCAGAATCCATCACGCCACTTAACAGGAAACCCCCTTATCTTTCAGGGAGCCTTCAAAGATGACCAAGTTTCTGCATCTCCTTTGAGGATAAACTCTGAGGAAGTCATCAAGAATGGATCCACAACGCCTTCTTCTGATGCTGGTCGCACTCTGCAAGTCCAAAGAGATGATATTTGCCAACCATTAGAATCATTCAATAACAAAGATTGCCTTTCCTCTGAACATGGAACTAGTGTTGATCTGTTTCAGTTGTCTTCTAATCTTCAGAGGGTGGAGCAGCAGAGAAACTCTGTTTTGGTAAAGTGGGAAATGGAGAACTATTGTTTCCCAACCGTGTAA
- the LOC130739713 gene encoding transcriptional elongation regulator MINIYO has protein sequence MENQNGKAVDPKKKVKVLTTSSLKINEQDASDLVGSIVEKGISDSPNNSTPFISFPKPTVLPFPVARHRSHGPHWRPLSSKGVVDGDGDDNSDNDAEDEGDKAFMEFESVSAFANPVQRRRKKDMDFRKWKEITQDDNSSIGKESEEDVSSFSRNTRKKKNANGSMNEGKKTSTLSDDNVLASAELGAKMQLDNSDGGFINAATSMELDVSNKVKPDLERIHSDRTLDNNVDSLDVLGPEKNYSNSSLLSCSSFRSEQEPMSFEGEIDAENRARIKQMSAEEIVEARAEIMEKISPALLEVLQKRGKEKLKKHSSLKSEMGTGSESVNRHVQNSQDAKCVHKEDDISHTNMTPPSRQKLDDEKISTETTSTTSNSLWNAWSNRVEAIRELRFSLAGDVVQSQTAPLSAYANVTERDYLRTEGDPGAAGYTIKEAIALTRSVIPGQRAFALHLLSSVLDKALHYICIDKTGDMTKSEDKVDKSVDWKAVWAFALGPEPELVLALRICLDDNHNSVVLACAKVVQCALSCDVNENYFDISETIATCDKDIYTAPVFRSRPDTAAGFLPGGFWKYSAKPSNILPFNEDSMDDETEGKHTIQDDIVVAGQDFTAGLVRMGILPRLRYLLETDPSAALEECVISILIAIVRHSPSCANAVLKCQRLIQTIVHRFTVDNIEIRSSMIKSVKLLKVLARSDRKTCLEFVKNGYFQAMTWNLYQYPPSIDHWLKLGKEKCKLGSALIVEQLQFWRVCIQYGYCVSYFSEMFPALCFWLNPPSFKKLIENNVLCESTSISRETYLVLESLAGRLPNLFSQQCLNNQLPESSGGAEVWSWSYVRPMVDLAIKWIASRNDPEVSKLFEGQEEGICDFTLGDLSATPLLWVYAAVTDMLFRVLERVTLEDAINLPEGNGLVPWLPDFVPKIGLDFIKYWHLGFSVSAGTKCGKYSRGGSFMEELIYLRQKGDIEMSLASTCCLNGMIKVITSMDNLIQSCKTDIGSLPYEEQRLSGEEKVLKEGIVSRCLVDLRSMLNFFMFSVSSGWHCMQSIEIFGRGGPAPGVGVGWGAPGGGFWSKTVLLMQTDARFLIYLLETFKNASKDVPETEETTSTMQRVKTALELYLTAGPRDKVALEKTLDLLFDVSVLKYLDLCIQNFLLNRRGKTFGWQHEEEDYMHFSRTLSSHFRSRWLSVKVKSKTVDVSSSSGTKTNPKFDACLDTIYEDSDMPSTRSPCSNSLMVEWAKQKLPLPLHFYLSPISTIFHSKRAGPLKANSVHRVDPDMHDLANLREVSKCGLFFVLGIEAMTIQDTEIPSPIQHVSLTWKLHSLSVNFLVGMEILEQDQDRETFEALQDLYGELLDKARLNQSKSDDKKDIEFLKFQSEIHEGYSIVIDDLVEQFSAISYGDMIFGRQISLYLHRCVEASTRLLAWNTLSNAHVLELLPPLEKCFSAAEGYLEPTEDNERILEAYAKSWVSDSLDRAVIRGTVSYTLVVHHLSSFIFNACPVDKLLLRNRLARSLLRDYAGKQRHEGMLLNLIHHNKSPKSDTDEQLENTWLEARLKVLTEACEGNSSLLTQVNKLKAAAEKSSL, from the exons ATGGAGAACCAAAACGGCAAAGCAGTGGATCCCAAGAAGAAGGTTAAGGTATTGACCACGAGCTCTCTCAAAATAAACGAACAAGATGCCTCTGACTTGGTTGGTTCCATCGTTGAAAAGGGTATCTCTGACTCGCCAAACAACTCCACTCCCTTCATCTCTTTTCCCAAACCCACCGTCCTTCCTTTCCCTGTTGCTCGCCATCGTTCCCATGGTCCT CATTGGCGTCCGCTGAGTAGTAAAGGGGTTGTTGACGGCGATGGTGATGATAATAGTGACAATGATGCTGAGGATGAAGGAGATAAAGCTTTCATGGAGTTTGAAAGTGTTTCAGCCTTTGCTAATCCAGTACAAAGGAGGAGGAAAAAGGATATGGATTTTAGAAAGTGGAAAGAGATTACACAGGATGATAATTCTTCCATTGGGAAGGAATCTGAAGAGGATGTGTCGAGCTTTAGCCGAAATacaaggaaaaagaagaatgcAAATGGCAGTATGAATGAAGGCAAGAAAACGTCAACATTGTCTGATGATAATGTCCTTGCTTCTGCGGAATTGGGTGCTAAAATGCAATTAGATAACTCAGATGGGGGGTTTATCAATGCAGCCACTTCCATGGAACTAGATGTGTCAAATAAGGTTAAACCTGACTTGGAGAGAATTCACTCTGATAGAACGCTTGATAACAATGTCGATTCTCTAGATGTGCTAGGACCGGAGAAAAATTACTCGAATTCAAGTTTGCTTTCTTGTTCTAGTTTTAGAAGTGAACAAGAACCAATGTCTTTTGAGGGGGAAATTGATGCTGAGAATCGAGCTCGGATCAAGCAAATGTCAGCTGAGGAAATTGTGGAAGCCCGGGCTGAGATAATGGAGAAGATAAGTCCTGCTTTACTGGAAGTACTACAAAAGAGGGGGAAGGAGAAATTGAAGAAACACAGTAGTTTAAAATCAGAAATGGGTACTGGCTCTGAATCTGTGAATCGACATGTTCAAAATTCTCAGGATGCAAAGTGTGTGCATAAAGAGGATGACATCTCCCATACTAATATGACACCACCATCCAGACAAAAGCTAGATGATGAGAAAATTAGCACAGAGACTACATCCACCACAAGTAATAGCTTATGGAATGCTTGGAGCAATAGAGTTGAGGCCATTAGGGAGTTGCGATTTTCCTTGGCTGGGGATGTTGTTCAAAGTCAAACTGCACCGCTATCTGCATATG CTAATGTCACTGAACGCGACTATCTGCGGACTGAGGGAGATCCCGGTGCAGCTGGCTATACAATCAAAGAAGCAATCGCACTCACTAGAAGTGTG ATTCCCGGACAAAGGGCCTTTGCATTGCATCTTCTTTCATCTGTGCTTGACAAGGCATTACACTATATATGCATTGATAAAACTGGAGATATGACAAAAAGTGAGGATAAAGTTGACAAATCAGTTGACTGGAAGGCTGTTTGGGCTTTTGCACTTGGTCCAGAACCTGAGCTCGTGTTGGCACTAAG GATATGTCTTGATGATAACCACAATTCTGTAGTTCTGGCATGTGCCAAGGTTGTTCAATGTGCATTGAGTTGTGATGTGAATGAGAACTACTTTGACATCTCAGAG ACGATAGCAACTTGTGACAAGGATATTTACACAGCTCCAGTTTTTAGGAGCAGACCAGATACTGCTGCTGGATTTCTTCCAGGGGGTTTTTGGAAGTATAGTGCAAAACCTTCTAATATTCTTCCCTTCAACGAGGATTCTATGGATGATGAGACTGAGGGAAAACATACAATTCAAGATGATATAGTGGTTGCTGGACAAGATTTTACTGCAGGTCTAGTTCGCATGGGAATCCTTCCCAGACTTCGTTATCTTTTGGAg ACTGATCCTTCAGCAGCTTTGGAAGAATGTGTAATTTCTATACTGATTGCAATAGTAAGGCATTCACCTTCATGTGCTAATGCAGTTCTGAAGTGCCAAAGGCTTATTCAGACAATTGTGCACAGATTCACTGTTGACAATATAGAAATTCGATCTTCTATGATAAAATCTGTAAAACTCTTGAAG GTCTTAGCTCGGTCAGACCGGAAAACTTGTCTAGAGTTTGTAAAGAATGGGTATTTTCAAGCTATGACTTGGAATTTATATCAATATCCTCCTTCCATTGACCACTGGCTGAAGTTAGGGAAAGAAAAATGTAAACTTGGGTCAGCTCTGATTGTTGAACAATTGCAATTTTGGAGGGTCTGCATTCAATATGGATATTGCGTGTCTTACTTCTCGGAAATGTTCCCTGCCCTGTGCTTTTGGTTGAATCCACCTTCATTTAAAAAACTTATCGAAAACAATGTTCTTTGTGAATCTACTTCGATCTCCAGGGAGACATACCTTGTTCTGGAGTCTTTGGCCGGAAGACTTCCGAATTTATTCTCACAGCAGTGTCTAAACAATCAACTTCCAGAGTCCAGTGGTGGCGCAGAGGTCTGGTCTTGGAGTTATGTTCGCCCAATGGTTGACTTGGCTATTAAGTGGATTGCGAGCAGAAATGATCCAGAAGTATCTAAATTGTTTGAGGGACAGGAAGAAGGGATATGTGACTTCACGTTAGGAGATCTTTCTGCAACTCCTTTGTTGTGGGTGTATGCAGCTGTGACTGACATGCTCTTCAGAGTGCTTGAAAGGGTGACATTGGAGGATGCTATAAACCTACCGGAAGGTAATGGGCTTGTGCCTTGGCTCCCGGACTTTGTCCCTAAGATTGGACTTGACTTCATCAAATATTGGCATTTGGGCTTCTCAGTTTCTGCCGGGACCAAATGTGGAAAATATTCCAGAGGTGGATCTTTTATGGAGGAGCTGATTTATTTGAGGCAGAAAGGTGATATTGAAATGTCTTTAGCTTCCACCTGCTGTCTAAATGGAATGATCAAGGTTATTACTAGCATGGATAATCTGATACAGTCTTGCAAGACTGACATTGGTAGTCTCCCATACGAAGAACAAAGACTCTCGGGAGAAGAGAAAGTGCTTAAGGAAGGCATAGTTAGTCGGTGTTTGGTTGACTTAAGGTCTATGCTTAACTTTTTCATGTTTTCAGTTTCTTCAGGGTGGCACTGCATGCAGTCCATTGAGATTTTTGGCAGAGGAGGACCGGCTCCAGGAGTGGGAGTTGGCTGGGGTGCCCCTGGTGGAGGATTTTGGTCAAAAACAGTTTTGTTGATGCAAACAGATGCAAGATTTCTCATCTATTTGCTTGAAACTTTTAAAAATGCATCGAAAGATGTTCCTGAAACTGAAGAAACAACTTCCACCATGCAAAGGGTTAAAACTGCCTTGGAATTGTATTTAACTGCAGGGCCTAGGGATAAGGTTGCTTTAGAAAAGACGTTGGATCTATTGTTCGATGTCTCTGTTTTGAAGTACCTTGATCTCTGTATACAGAATTTTCTCCTCAATAGGAGGGGTAAAACCTTTGGTTGGCAACATGAAGAAGAGGATTACATGCACTTCAGTAGAACTTTATCGTCTCATTTCAGGAGCAGATGGTTGTCTGTTAAGGTGAAGTCTAAAACTGTGGATGTTAGTAGTTCCTCGGGCACTAAGACCAATCCAAAATTTGATGCTTGTTTGGACACCATATATGAGGACTCAGATATGCCTTCCACAAGAAGTCCATGCTCCAATTCTTTAATGGTAGAATGGGCTAAACAGAAACTACCACTTCCATTGCACTTCTACCTTAGCCCAATCTCAACAATTTTCCATAGCAAGCGGGCTGGTCCCCTAAAAGCCAATAGTGTACATAGAGTGGACCCAGACATGCATGATCTCGCTAATTTGCGTGAAGTTTCCAAATGTggacttttctttgttttaggTATTGAAGCAATGACTATTCAAGACACTGAAATTCCTTCTCCTATTCAGCATGTATCATTGACATGGAAGTTACATTCATTATCTGTCAATTTCCTTGTTGGAATGGAAATACTTGAACAAGATCAGGACAGGGAAACTTTTGAGGCTTTGCAGGATCTTTATGGTGAGCTTCTTGATAAGGCAAGGTTAAACCAGAGTAAATCTGATGATAAAAAGGATATCGAGTTCCTGAAATTTCAATCTGAGATTCATGAAGGTTACTCAATAGTTATTGATGACCTTGTAGAGCAATTTTCTGCTATATCTTATGGTGATATGATTTTTGGCCGGCAAATTTCACTTTACCTACACCGCTGTGTTGAAGCTTCCACTCGACTTCTTGCCTGGAATACACTGTCTAATGCCCACGTTCTTGAGCTTTTACCACCTCTAGAGAAATGCTTTTCTGCGGCCGAAGGATACCTTGAACCTACTGAG GATAATGAAAGGATTTTGGAGGCTTATGCCAAGTCCTGGGTTTCTGATTCCCTTGACAGGGCTGTCATTCGAGGAACAGTTTCATATACGCTGGTTGTCCATCACCTGTCTTCCTTTATATTTAATGCTTGTCCAGTGGATAAGTTATTGCTGCGGAACAGGCTTGCTAGATCTTTATTGCGGGATTATGCTGGGAAACAACGACATGAG GGAATGTTATTGAACCTCATCCACCATAACAAGTCACCTAAATCCGACACGGATGAGCAGCTTGAAAACACTTGGTTAGAGGCCAGGCTAAAAGTATTGACTGAGGCTTGTGAGGGAAATTCCTCTCTTCTGACCCAAGTTAATAAGTTAAAGGCTGCTGCAGAGAAGAGTTCATTGTGA